One Desulfobulbus oligotrophicus DNA segment encodes these proteins:
- the hisC gene encoding histidinol-phosphate transaminase produces the protein MQLPIQQHIAAIVPYPPGKPIDELEREYGVTNAIKLASNENPWGPSPAAVAAITAMLSNLHRYPDGSSYSLTAAVARWIGANPEEIVLGNGSNEVIEFLVKAFVNNDDMVLTSHPSFLMYQKFVQVRGGVNVIIPLKKMRHDLEAITAAVTDRTRLIFIDNPNNPTGTLIGREEFHSFLTGLPESVIVVVDEAYVDFAEHEQRIDILEYIRRSEALPAVVSLRTFSKAFGLAGLRVGFGVMHSRVADQLHRVRQPFNVNLLAQTGALAALEDLDHYQHTLRSTTEGRRWLSKAVTELGCQAYPSHANFFLIDVRGDATRLYEAMLYKGVIVRSMKAYGYPDFIRITVGTADENKRFVTALRDCLQDLGYVRT, from the coding sequence ATGCAACTTCCTATTCAACAGCATATTGCTGCTATTGTCCCTTATCCACCAGGTAAACCCATAGATGAGCTGGAGCGTGAATACGGGGTGACGAACGCCATCAAGTTGGCATCCAATGAGAACCCGTGGGGTCCTTCTCCCGCGGCTGTGGCTGCTATTACCGCCATGCTTTCCAATCTGCATCGCTATCCGGATGGGTCCAGTTATTCACTCACCGCGGCAGTGGCCCGGTGGATTGGTGCCAATCCCGAAGAAATCGTCCTTGGCAATGGATCCAATGAGGTTATCGAGTTTTTGGTCAAGGCCTTTGTCAACAACGATGATATGGTCCTGACCAGTCATCCTTCCTTTTTGATGTATCAGAAGTTTGTCCAGGTTCGCGGCGGTGTCAATGTGATTATTCCGCTTAAGAAGATGCGCCACGACCTGGAGGCGATCACAGCGGCGGTGACGGATCGAACCCGGTTGATATTTATAGACAATCCCAATAATCCGACCGGGACGTTGATTGGCCGGGAAGAGTTTCATTCTTTTCTCACCGGTCTGCCCGAGTCGGTGATTGTGGTGGTGGATGAGGCCTACGTTGACTTTGCTGAACATGAGCAACGGATCGATATCCTCGAATATATCCGTCGATCCGAAGCCCTGCCGGCCGTGGTTTCACTTCGTACCTTTTCCAAGGCCTTTGGTCTTGCCGGGTTACGGGTTGGGTTCGGCGTGATGCATTCACGGGTTGCTGATCAACTCCACCGGGTGCGTCAACCCTTCAATGTCAACCTCTTGGCCCAGACCGGAGCGCTTGCCGCCCTGGAAGACCTTGATCATTATCAACACACACTGCGGTCAACCACTGAAGGCCGAAGGTGGTTGAGTAAAGCAGTGACAGAGCTCGGCTGTCAGGCGTACCCGTCTCATGCCAATTTTTTCCTCATCGATGTTCGTGGTGATGCAACTCGTCTTTACGAGGCGATGTTGTACAAAGGCGTGATTGTCCGTTCGATGAAGGCCTATGGGTATCCGGATTTTATCCGGATCACCGTAGGTACTGCTGATGAGAACAAGCGGTTTGTTACCGCGCTTCGTGACTGCCTGCAGGACTTGGGTTATGTCCGGACGTAA
- the cmk gene encoding (d)CMP kinase, protein MSGRKPIVTIDGPSGGGKSTVSRLLAAKLQFTYLDTGAMYRAVAYQCREQGIDPDDNARVTNLLSMLRITLLPPDPGEDDVRVLINDREVGTSLRTPEMGMLASRVSAMPLVRASLTGMQQEMGAAGYIVAEGRDTGTVVFPQAAWKFFLDASPEVRAHRRAAQLRSKGMEVDEQALLQQIVQRDKEDSERSIAPLMAAADAHIIDSTGLDVAEVVNLMLRIIQENPCSTH, encoded by the coding sequence ATGTCCGGACGTAAACCGATTGTTACCATCGATGGTCCTTCCGGCGGGGGTAAATCAACGGTATCCCGGCTGCTGGCAGCCAAGCTGCAATTTACCTATCTCGACACTGGGGCAATGTACCGGGCAGTGGCCTACCAGTGCCGTGAACAGGGTATCGATCCTGACGATAACGCCAGGGTGACAAACTTGTTGAGTATGTTGCGTATCACACTCTTACCACCCGATCCTGGTGAGGATGATGTGCGCGTACTGATAAACGATCGGGAGGTGGGAACGTCTCTTCGAACTCCCGAGATGGGAATGTTGGCGTCAAGGGTCTCGGCCATGCCATTGGTCCGAGCCAGTTTAACCGGAATGCAGCAGGAAATGGGGGCAGCCGGGTATATTGTTGCCGAAGGGCGCGATACCGGCACCGTGGTTTTTCCGCAGGCTGCCTGGAAGTTTTTTCTGGATGCGAGCCCTGAGGTGCGAGCCCACAGGCGTGCTGCTCAACTGCGAAGCAAGGGGATGGAGGTGGATGAACAGGCGTTGCTTCAACAGATTGTTCAACGCGATAAAGAGGACAGTGAGCGTTCCATAGCCCCGCTTATGGCTGCAGCTGATGCCCATATTATAGATTCAACTGGTCTGGACGTTGCGGAGGTGGTCAACCTGATGCTCCGGATAATTCAGGAAAACCCCTGCAGCACCCATTAA
- a CDS encoding FprA family A-type flavoprotein translates to MRKIKLANNIYWVGAVDWITRDFHGYSINGTTYNAFLIIDDKVTLIDTVKGPYTGELLHRIRNIIDPKKIDYLVVNHVEMDHSGALPEIMEAINPEKVICSKMGHKALLQHFHRPDWPYHVVTSGEEIRLGQRTLSFLETRMLHWPDSMFTYLKEDQILFSSDAFGAHFASSERFDDEVSQDILMREATKYYANILTLYSPFVQKLLAQVQEMQLPIKMLAPDHGVVWRSNPAAIIEAYSRWCTHQGNGKALVIYDTMWDSTKMMARAVAEGLHEQGVEYKLFDLQVNHRSDVMTDVLEASALVLGSSTLNNGMLPRMVDFLMYMRGLRPAKKVAATFGSYGWSGEAVGMMNAIIKELDIVLCHKGLKVPYVPEHGQLGQCVELGRTVGRAMQAMMAGEKVESVL, encoded by the coding sequence ATGAGAAAAATTAAACTGGCGAACAATATCTACTGGGTAGGTGCAGTTGATTGGATCACCCGGGATTTCCACGGGTACTCCATCAACGGCACCACGTACAATGCCTTCCTTATTATCGATGACAAGGTCACCCTGATCGATACGGTTAAGGGGCCGTATACAGGCGAGCTGCTTCACCGGATTCGGAACATCATTGATCCGAAAAAAATTGATTATCTTGTGGTGAACCACGTTGAAATGGACCACTCCGGAGCGCTCCCGGAAATAATGGAAGCCATCAACCCGGAAAAAGTCATCTGCTCAAAGATGGGGCACAAGGCGCTGTTACAACACTTCCATCGTCCGGACTGGCCGTATCATGTGGTCACTTCCGGTGAGGAAATACGTCTTGGGCAACGGACACTCAGTTTCCTCGAAACTCGGATGTTACACTGGCCGGATTCAATGTTCACCTATCTGAAAGAAGATCAGATTCTGTTCAGCAGTGACGCCTTTGGTGCCCACTTTGCAAGCAGCGAGCGCTTTGACGATGAGGTGAGTCAAGATATCCTCATGCGTGAGGCGACCAAATACTACGCAAATATCCTCACCCTCTACTCACCTTTTGTCCAGAAGCTGCTGGCCCAGGTGCAGGAGATGCAACTCCCGATAAAGATGCTGGCTCCGGATCATGGTGTTGTCTGGAGAAGCAACCCTGCTGCAATCATTGAGGCATACTCCCGCTGGTGTACTCACCAGGGGAACGGCAAGGCCCTGGTGATCTACGATACCATGTGGGACTCCACTAAAATGATGGCCAGGGCAGTGGCCGAAGGGCTGCATGAGCAGGGTGTTGAATACAAGTTGTTTGATCTGCAGGTCAACCACCGCAGCGATGTCATGACAGATGTGCTCGAGGCCAGCGCTCTGGTTCTTGGTTCATCCACTCTCAACAACGGTATGCTGCCGAGAATGGTCGACTTTCTCATGTATATGCGCGGTCTGCGGCCTGCCAAAAAGGTTGCCGCCACATTTGGCTCTTATGGATGGTCTGGTGAGGCGGTTGGCATGATGAATGCTATTATCAAAGAGCTGGACATCGTCCTCTGTCACAAGGGACTCAAAGTGCCATATGTACCTGAACATGGTCAACTTGGGCAGTGTGTGGAGCTTGGACGCACGGTCGGCAGGGCAATGCAGGCCATGATGGCCGGTGAAAAAGTTGAATCCGTCCTGTAG
- a CDS encoding DsrE family protein: MKKHVFFAFRDNPLCFIHVLLNSLDMAAKGMEGKIVLEGEAVTLVPIMADSSHFLHPLYRKAREQNLFIGACRACSAKLNVTDAITKENIPLIGEMSGHPAMSAFIDQGYTILTF; the protein is encoded by the coding sequence ATGAAGAAGCATGTCTTTTTCGCATTCCGCGATAACCCGCTCTGTTTTATCCACGTGCTATTGAACAGTCTTGATATGGCTGCCAAGGGGATGGAAGGTAAAATTGTCCTCGAAGGAGAAGCCGTTACCCTGGTACCCATTATGGCCGACAGCAGCCATTTCCTTCACCCTCTGTACCGTAAGGCACGGGAGCAGAATCTGTTCATCGGGGCCTGTCGGGCCTGCTCCGCCAAACTCAACGTGACCGACGCCATAACAAAAGAAAATATACCGTTAATCGGTGAAATGTCCGGTCATCCGGCGATGTCTGCATTCATTGATCAGGGGTACACCATTCTGACCTTTTAA
- the rd gene encoding rubredoxin, with translation MKKYVCTVCGYVYDPAQGDPDNGVAAGTAFEDVPEDWTCPVCGVGKDEFEEA, from the coding sequence ATGAAAAAATACGTCTGTACTGTTTGTGGTTATGTATACGATCCGGCTCAAGGCGACCCCGACAACGGTGTGGCCGCAGGAACCGCCTTTGAAGATGTCCCCGAAGACTGGACCTGCCCTGTTTGCGGTGTTGGTAAAGATGAGTTCGAAGAGGCGTAA
- a CDS encoding desulfoferrodoxin, translating into MTKKNEVYKCALCGNITEVLHIGAGELVCCGQPMALMTENTVDASKEKHVPVVTKVADGYKVVVGSTPHPMEEKHWIEFIELIADGKVYRQDLNPGDAPEATFCVQADQITVREYCNLHGLWKA; encoded by the coding sequence ATGACCAAGAAGAACGAAGTCTACAAATGCGCCCTCTGTGGAAACATAACTGAGGTTCTTCACATCGGTGCCGGTGAACTGGTCTGCTGCGGCCAGCCGATGGCCCTGATGACTGAAAACACCGTTGATGCATCCAAAGAAAAACACGTACCGGTTGTCACGAAAGTCGCTGATGGATATAAAGTTGTAGTGGGATCAACCCCTCACCCCATGGAAGAAAAGCACTGGATTGAATTTATTGAGCTGATTGCCGATGGTAAGGTGTACCGCCAGGATCTCAACCCGGGAGACGCACCGGAAGCCACATTTTGTGTTCAGGCAGATCAGATAACCGTACGAGAATACTGTAACCTGCATGGCTTGTGGAAAGCTTGA
- a CDS encoding Fur family transcriptional regulator translates to MRQFPRRTHQRETILQELARCKDHPTAEELYKRIKKKLPRISLATVYRNLETLANVGIIKKLEVSGRHNRFDWDTTDHDHVYCVKCHRIDNIDTVPRTLPLIEPTQLQGYHVTGCRIEFYGICPQCSQKHQTNRKGEQDMADTTCKTTPLNEKQRLVLEALAKTSEPCGSKELAAATGLETKQVSCQITALKNKGYVASPVRCKYEITQQGEGALA, encoded by the coding sequence ATGCGACAATTTCCACGTAGAACACATCAGCGCGAAACCATTCTCCAGGAACTGGCCAGGTGTAAAGATCACCCGACAGCAGAGGAGTTGTATAAACGCATCAAAAAAAAACTGCCCCGGATCAGTCTGGCAACTGTATACCGGAACCTCGAAACCCTGGCCAATGTTGGTATCATTAAAAAACTGGAGGTCAGCGGCCGGCACAATCGGTTTGACTGGGATACAACCGATCACGATCATGTGTACTGTGTCAAATGTCATCGGATTGATAATATTGACACTGTACCCCGCACCCTTCCTTTGATTGAGCCGACACAGCTACAGGGGTATCACGTTACCGGATGCAGGATTGAATTCTACGGAATTTGTCCGCAATGCTCTCAGAAACATCAAACCAACCGTAAGGGAGAACAAGATATGGCCGATACCACATGTAAAACCACCCCGCTCAACGAAAAGCAACGGCTTGTCCTTGAAGCACTTGCAAAAACGTCTGAGCCTTGCGGCAGCAAGGAACTGGCTGCTGCTACGGGACTTGAAACCAAACAGGTCAGTTGTCAGATAACCGCCCTCAAAAACAAAGGGTATGTGGCCAGTCCTGTCCGCTGCAAATACGAAATCACCCAACAGGGTGAAGGTGCACTTGCGTAA
- a CDS encoding OmpA family protein: MDFLRYSPLPRGQLMNVLSRLFLAVTLFCTLALLGACGPKTVAPYAGGGTGAATEDTGDNRLGTITEEFSSGTEGLDSTGRGNGDGGGSLYGDADQQSDAYKREHGRSSPEFKPVYFNFDESGIRSDQVPNMEHNGDYLRNNPSAHVLIEGNTDIRGTSEYNLALGERRAVAAQNYLREYGVDESRIRTVSYGKERPLFTGQSEDDHTYNRRDDFILE, encoded by the coding sequence ATGGATTTTTTACGTTATTCACCCTTACCGCGAGGTCAACTCATGAATGTGCTTTCCCGTCTTTTCCTTGCAGTAACTCTTTTTTGCACCCTGGCGCTGTTAGGCGCCTGCGGACCCAAGACTGTTGCTCCTTACGCCGGAGGGGGGACCGGAGCCGCGACGGAAGACACCGGTGACAACCGCCTGGGCACCATCACTGAAGAGTTCAGCTCCGGAACCGAAGGACTTGATTCCACAGGACGTGGTAATGGTGATGGCGGTGGCAGCCTGTACGGTGACGCTGACCAGCAAAGCGATGCGTATAAGCGAGAGCACGGCCGCAGTTCGCCTGAGTTTAAACCTGTCTACTTTAACTTTGATGAATCAGGCATCAGGAGCGATCAGGTTCCCAACATGGAACACAACGGTGATTACCTGAGAAACAATCCGTCAGCCCACGTGCTCATTGAAGGGAACACCGACATTCGCGGAACCAGTGAGTACAACCTTGCCCTTGGCGAAAGACGAGCAGTGGCCGCTCAAAACTATCTCCGTGAATATGGTGTTGACGAAAGCCGTATCCGGACCGTCAGTTACGGCAAAGAACGACCGCTGTTCACCGGTCAGAGTGAAGACGACCACACCTATAATCGCCGTGATGATTTTATCCTCGAATAG
- a CDS encoding basic amino acid ABC transporter substrate-binding protein, with the protein MSKTLFAAVSLFLLTLCGAVYAETTIVFATDATWPPMEFVNDQKQVVGFSIDFMTAAGREAGFKPVFKNTAWDGIFSGLASGKYDAVVSSVSITKERKRVMDFSEPYYTVRQALIVNKASQATSLADLKGRKVGGQIGTTGYFAIKAADGVEAKSYDEVGLAMEDLNVDRIAAVVCDDPVAANYALDKYKDRLKIVAVIESGEAENYGVAVNKGNSETLALINRGIAAVKAKGIDRELKEKWIGQ; encoded by the coding sequence ATGTCCAAAACCTTATTTGCCGCTGTTTCGCTCTTTCTGTTGACTTTATGCGGTGCTGTTTATGCTGAGACCACTATTGTCTTTGCCACCGACGCCACCTGGCCGCCCATGGAGTTTGTTAATGATCAGAAGCAGGTCGTCGGGTTTTCCATTGATTTTATGACGGCCGCCGGTCGGGAAGCCGGGTTTAAGCCGGTTTTTAAAAACACCGCCTGGGACGGCATCTTTTCCGGATTGGCCTCCGGAAAATATGATGCTGTTGTCAGTTCTGTCTCCATCACCAAGGAACGAAAAAGGGTCATGGACTTCAGTGAACCGTATTACACGGTTCGTCAGGCATTGATTGTCAACAAGGCCTCCCAGGCAACAAGCCTGGCCGATCTCAAGGGGCGGAAGGTCGGTGGTCAGATCGGGACGACCGGGTACTTTGCCATCAAGGCTGCGGATGGTGTTGAGGCCAAATCGTATGATGAGGTTGGTTTGGCCATGGAAGATCTGAACGTGGACCGTATTGCCGCCGTGGTCTGCGATGATCCGGTCGCTGCCAACTACGCTTTGGATAAGTACAAAGACAGGTTGAAGATAGTTGCGGTTATTGAATCAGGGGAAGCTGAAAACTATGGTGTGGCTGTTAACAAGGGAAACAGCGAGACACTCGCCTTGATTAACAGGGGCATTGCAGCTGTTAAGGCCAAGGGGATCGACAGAGAGTTAAAAGAGAAGTGGATTGGTCAATAA
- a CDS encoding amino acid ABC transporter permease: MSEPERTTIEIGDGAAIPRAEDRGLVSAWWLALIGAATLLVVLPWIKPDPYLTILRFVPDGVVITFKVTVLSISLAIFIGLVTGLGRISRNRFINLIASLYVEVVRGIPLLVQLFYIYYALGRLVRVPDLVAAVIAMAFCYGAYMGEVFRAGIQSIDYGQSEAAQSLGFNPRQTMTYVVLPQAWRTILPPVGNEFIALLKDTSLVSILAVSDILRRGREYASESFNYFETYTMIALIYLVITLILSKLISLMEYRLSYYDRR, encoded by the coding sequence ATGTCAGAACCGGAAAGGACCACAATCGAGATCGGAGACGGAGCGGCCATACCAAGGGCGGAAGACAGGGGTCTGGTTTCTGCCTGGTGGCTGGCTTTGATCGGTGCCGCTACACTCCTTGTCGTGCTGCCCTGGATAAAGCCGGATCCGTATCTCACTATTCTTCGTTTTGTTCCCGATGGTGTTGTGATCACTTTCAAGGTGACAGTGCTGTCGATTTCGCTGGCGATCTTCATCGGGCTGGTAACCGGTCTTGGACGTATCTCCCGCAACCGTTTTATAAACCTGATCGCTTCGCTGTATGTTGAGGTGGTTCGTGGCATCCCCTTACTCGTTCAGTTGTTTTACATCTATTACGCTCTGGGCCGACTTGTCCGGGTTCCGGATCTGGTTGCAGCGGTGATCGCCATGGCTTTTTGTTATGGTGCCTATATGGGCGAGGTTTTTCGGGCCGGTATTCAGTCCATTGATTATGGACAGTCCGAAGCCGCACAGTCTTTGGGGTTCAACCCGCGCCAAACCATGACCTATGTTGTTTTGCCGCAGGCCTGGCGAACCATACTGCCTCCGGTGGGAAATGAGTTTATCGCTTTGCTGAAAGACACTTCGCTGGTGTCCATTTTGGCGGTATCCGATATCCTTCGGCGGGGGCGTGAATATGCGTCTGAGAGTTTCAACTACTTTGAAACCTATACCATGATCGCTTTAATCTATCTGGTGATCACTCTAATCCTGTCCAAACTCATCAGTTTAATGGAATACCGGTTGAGTTACTATGACCGCCGCTGA
- a CDS encoding amino acid ABC transporter ATP-binding protein, whose protein sequence is MTAADPIIRLHRVTKYFGDFRALSEVSLDVKAGQKVVILGPSGSGKSTLLRTINRLESINAGTIHIDGRNLYGEGEDINRIRMEVGMVFQNFNLFRHKTVLENLTLAPIKLKKMKREQAETLAMALLDKVGMRDRAAHFPVQLSGGQQQRVAIARALAMEPKIMLFDEPTSALDPEMTSEVLAVMMRLASEGMTMVVVTHEMGFAREVADTVVFMDAGAIVEASSPHRFFTSPENPRTRNFLKQTLVYPTNDSSQPFD, encoded by the coding sequence ATGACCGCCGCTGATCCGATTATCCGTCTGCACCGTGTCACAAAATATTTTGGTGACTTCCGGGCACTCAGCGAGGTCAGCCTTGATGTCAAGGCCGGCCAGAAGGTTGTTATCCTGGGGCCGTCGGGGTCAGGCAAGTCGACTCTGCTGCGTACCATCAATCGACTTGAATCCATCAATGCGGGGACCATTCATATCGATGGTCGCAATCTGTACGGTGAAGGAGAAGATATCAATCGTATCCGTATGGAAGTGGGCATGGTTTTTCAAAACTTCAATCTTTTTCGCCATAAAACCGTTTTGGAGAATCTGACTCTTGCACCGATTAAACTGAAAAAGATGAAAAGAGAGCAGGCTGAAACCCTGGCAATGGCCTTACTTGACAAGGTTGGTATGCGTGACCGGGCTGCTCATTTCCCTGTTCAGCTTTCCGGTGGACAGCAGCAACGGGTTGCCATTGCCCGCGCTCTTGCCATGGAACCAAAGATCATGCTTTTTGACGAGCCGACTTCAGCCCTGGACCCTGAAATGACCAGCGAGGTGCTGGCGGTTATGATGAGACTGGCGAGCGAAGGTATGACCATGGTGGTGGTGACGCATGAGATGGGGTTTGCCCGTGAGGTGGCGGATACCGTTGTTTTCATGGATGCCGGTGCCATTGTCGAGGCGTCTTCGCCCCACCGGTTTTTTACGAGTCCCGAGAACCCTCGTACCCGAAACTTCCTGAAGCAGACCCTTGTTTATCCGACCAATGACTCTTCCCAACCGTTTGATTGA
- a CDS encoding CTP synthase yields the protein MKASLSKKTKFIFITGGVLSSLGKGLSAASIGSLLESRGLTVTFQKLDPYINVDPGTMNPFQHGEVYVTDDGAETDLDMGHYERFTSAVMGKKNNYTSGRIYFSVIMKERRGEYQGGTVQVIPHITDEIKEAIVQLDGCADVAIIEIGGTVGDIEGLPFIEAIRQLRTDLGREYTLFIHLTLVPYIKTAGEVKTKPTQHSVKELLASGIQPDILMCRADVSLTEDLKKKIALFCNVDANAVISAVDVDSIYELPLKLREEEVDDRILEKLGIWTGAPNLEPWERLVRRIKNLKDTVTIGITGKYVDLTESYKSLHEALVHGGIASDVKVALQYISADGLEDGTDQEKLENCDGILVPGGFGSRGMEGKIKAVQYARECRIPFFGICLGMQLAVVEFARNIAKIEEVHSEEFDPTTPHPVIYLMSEWFDFRTGKTEKRSRETGIGGTLRLGAYPCILKPGTFARAAYDREEISERHRHRYEFNNSYRDRLEKAGLVVSGTSPDNSLVEIIELADHPWFVGCQFHPEFQSKPMRPHPLFRDFIKAAINHKKNRNV from the coding sequence ATGAAAGCCTCTTTGAGCAAAAAGACGAAATTTATTTTTATTACCGGTGGCGTGCTTTCCTCTCTTGGCAAGGGGTTGTCCGCGGCCTCCATTGGTTCTCTTCTTGAGTCCCGCGGCCTCACTGTCACCTTCCAGAAGCTTGATCCGTATATCAACGTTGATCCCGGCACCATGAATCCGTTTCAACACGGTGAGGTGTATGTGACTGATGATGGAGCAGAGACGGATCTGGATATGGGCCATTATGAGCGTTTCACCAGCGCGGTGATGGGCAAAAAAAACAACTATACCTCGGGACGGATTTACTTCTCGGTGATCATGAAGGAGCGGCGGGGGGAGTATCAGGGAGGAACGGTGCAGGTTATACCCCACATTACCGATGAGATTAAAGAGGCGATCGTTCAGTTGGACGGCTGCGCCGATGTCGCAATCATTGAGATCGGCGGAACGGTCGGTGACATCGAAGGGTTACCGTTCATTGAGGCCATACGCCAGTTGCGCACTGATCTCGGCCGGGAGTACACCCTGTTTATTCACCTGACCCTGGTTCCCTATATTAAGACCGCAGGAGAGGTGAAAACAAAACCAACACAGCATTCGGTTAAAGAGTTGTTGGCTTCCGGCATTCAGCCGGACATCCTGATGTGTCGGGCCGATGTTTCGCTGACCGAAGATTTGAAAAAGAAAATCGCTCTTTTTTGTAATGTCGACGCTAACGCCGTCATTTCTGCTGTTGATGTTGATTCGATTTATGAACTGCCGCTTAAGTTGCGGGAAGAAGAGGTGGATGACCGTATCCTTGAAAAACTTGGAATCTGGACAGGTGCACCAAATCTGGAACCCTGGGAACGGCTGGTTCGGCGGATCAAGAACCTCAAGGATACCGTAACCATCGGGATCACCGGGAAATATGTCGATCTGACAGAGTCTTACAAGAGTCTGCATGAGGCTCTGGTCCATGGCGGCATTGCCAGTGATGTGAAGGTTGCCCTGCAATATATCAGTGCCGACGGATTAGAGGACGGTACCGATCAGGAAAAACTCGAGAACTGCGATGGTATCCTGGTACCCGGCGGGTTCGGGAGCCGTGGTATGGAGGGGAAAATCAAGGCGGTTCAGTATGCAAGGGAATGCAGGATTCCTTTTTTCGGTATTTGCCTGGGAATGCAGCTGGCCGTGGTCGAATTTGCCCGTAACATCGCTAAAATCGAAGAGGTTCACTCAGAAGAGTTTGATCCGACTACACCGCATCCAGTCATCTACCTGATGAGTGAATGGTTTGATTTTCGAACCGGGAAAACTGAAAAACGCAGCCGAGAAACCGGCATCGGCGGCACCCTTCGTCTCGGTGCCTACCCCTGTATCCTCAAGCCCGGCACCTTTGCTCGCGCTGCTTATGACCGTGAAGAGATCAGCGAACGGCATCGTCATCGCTATGAGTTTAATAACAGTTATCGTGACCGACTGGAGAAGGCTGGTCTGGTTGTGAGCGGCACTTCACCCGACAACTCTCTGGTGGAGATCATTGAACTGGCCGATCATCCCTGGTTTGTGGGGTGTCAGTTTCATCCCGAATTTCAATCCAAACCGATGCGCCCGCACCCTTTGTTTCGCGATTTCATTAAAGCGGCAATCAATCACAAAAAAAACAGGAATGTTTGA
- the kdsA gene encoding 3-deoxy-8-phosphooctulonate synthase has product MLTSVTLNATPSGQITIGPGSPFLLIAGPCVLESGDLAWEIAREVKAIADRLGIAYIFKASFDKANRTSLSSFRGPGAEKGLRILGRLREEVGVPVTSDIHEPAQAEMAADYLDILQIPAFLCRQTDLLVAASRTGKVVNVKKGQFVSPWEMEYVVNKVRSAGNERILLTERGTSFGYNNLVVDMRSLRVMRSFGYPIVYDATHSVQLPGGAGGSSGGQREFIPALARAAVAVGIDGLFLEVHPKPDSALCDGPNSLPLAEVEPLLKQLLAVREAVAGVTDV; this is encoded by the coding sequence ATGCTTACCTCTGTTACCCTGAATGCCACGCCGTCCGGCCAGATCACCATTGGCCCTGGATCACCGTTTTTGCTGATTGCAGGCCCCTGTGTACTGGAGAGTGGTGATCTTGCCTGGGAGATCGCGCGCGAAGTGAAGGCTATTGCCGATCGGCTTGGTATTGCCTATATATTCAAGGCCTCTTTTGATAAGGCGAACCGAACCTCTCTTTCCTCATTTCGCGGTCCTGGTGCAGAAAAAGGGCTTCGTATTCTTGGCCGGTTACGTGAGGAGGTCGGAGTGCCGGTAACCTCGGATATTCATGAACCGGCTCAGGCCGAGATGGCTGCCGATTATCTTGATATCCTGCAGATTCCTGCCTTTCTCTGCCGTCAGACCGACCTGCTTGTAGCCGCTTCCCGCACCGGCAAGGTGGTCAATGTCAAAAAGGGGCAGTTTGTCTCACCCTGGGAGATGGAGTATGTGGTGAATAAGGTGCGAAGTGCCGGCAATGAGCGGATTTTACTCACCGAGCGGGGTACCAGCTTCGGCTACAATAATCTTGTGGTGGACATGCGGTCCCTGCGGGTGATGCGGAGCTTTGGTTACCCGATTGTTTACGATGCCACTCATTCGGTGCAGTTACCCGGGGGTGCAGGCGGCAGTTCAGGAGGACAGCGTGAGTTTATTCCAGCCCTGGCCCGTGCAGCAGTTGCCGTTGGTATTGATGGACTTTTTCTGGAGGTACACCCAAAACCGGACAGTGCCCTGTGTGATGGGCCTAACTCTTTACCGCTTGCCGAGGTTGAACCCCTGCTGAAACAACTGCTGGCGGTGCGCGAGGCGGTAGCCGGAGTGACCGATGTCTAG